In Kushneria marisflavi, the following are encoded in one genomic region:
- the lptG gene encoding LPS export ABC transporter permease LptG, with product MFNRLDRYIARNVLMGMLIVQLIILGLDFTISFINDLGDTQGNYGTLQVLMYGVIRLPWRFYQYAPVSVLIGSLVGLGAMASSNELTVMRSAGFSLWRILIGVMKPLLIVVLLVMAVGEFAAPRTEMFGQAWRTELQEGSAVSRTGGWQREGDSFYRFGSIRSDNTLLDVNRFRYDGEQLVEATHAARAVLEGDEWTLEDVDRTLIQKESTSSEHLDRLDWDTSLDPELLRLIITDRDSQSIEDLWRYGHYLNEQGVSANDTWLYFWQKVLLPLTLASLVIIAASFIFGPLRSVAAGSRVFYGTVVGLVFKYVQDLLGPAATIFGFSPIWAIVVPMAVCFGIGFWLLRRAG from the coding sequence ATGTTTAACCGGCTGGATCGCTACATCGCGCGCAATGTCCTCATGGGCATGCTGATCGTGCAACTCATTATTCTCGGGCTCGATTTCACCATCAGCTTCATCAATGACCTGGGGGATACCCAGGGCAACTACGGGACGCTGCAGGTATTGATGTATGGAGTGATTCGTCTGCCCTGGCGTTTTTATCAGTATGCGCCGGTGAGCGTGTTGATCGGCTCGCTGGTCGGGCTTGGCGCGATGGCGTCCAGCAACGAGCTGACCGTCATGCGCTCGGCCGGCTTTTCCCTGTGGCGTATTCTGATCGGGGTCATGAAGCCCCTGCTGATCGTGGTGCTGCTGGTCATGGCGGTGGGGGAGTTTGCCGCACCGCGAACCGAGATGTTTGGCCAGGCCTGGCGCACCGAGCTGCAGGAAGGCAGCGCCGTGTCACGCACGGGGGGATGGCAGCGCGAAGGCGACAGCTTTTATCGCTTTGGCTCCATTCGCTCGGACAATACGCTGCTTGACGTCAACCGCTTTCGCTATGACGGGGAGCAACTGGTCGAGGCGACCCATGCCGCCCGGGCTGTACTCGAAGGGGATGAGTGGACGCTGGAGGATGTGGATCGCACCCTGATTCAAAAGGAGAGCACAAGCTCGGAGCATCTTGACCGACTGGACTGGGATACTTCGCTGGACCCGGAGCTGTTGCGTCTGATCATCACCGACCGTGACAGCCAGTCGATCGAGGACCTCTGGCGCTATGGACACTATCTCAATGAGCAGGGTGTCAGCGCCAACGATACATGGCTCTATTTCTGGCAAAAGGTGCTGTTGCCGCTGACGCTGGCCTCACTGGTCATCATTGCGGCCTCGTTCATCTTCGGGCCACTGCGAAGCGTTGCGGCAGGCTCGCGCGTGTTTTATGGCACCGTGGTAGGGCTGGTCTTCAAGTACGTTCAGGACCTGCTCGGCCCGGCCGCGACCATCTTCGGGTTTTCGCCCATCTGGGCGATTGTGGTGCCCATGGCCGTGTGTTTCGGCATCGGGTTCTGGCTGCTGCGCCGCGCTGGCTGA
- the lptF gene encoding LPS export ABC transporter permease LptF, producing MIVFRYLIREILTTMSAVTGILLLVIMGNRFIRYFSDVAEGDFPASLLGSLMLFHLPSFLQLILPLAFFLGILLAYGQLYLNSEMTVLAACGVSPARILGASFWPALLMACVVGACSLWLTPAGLTQNEKTLTEQQEKADFSALSPGRFQKLGERTIYAESVEQGSSRMKNVFIAEQARNEQGQRVDVLTRGKEGYQTSDSESDSRFLVLSDGTRESVRPGSRVAEQLVFDTYAARLENGTAQMDVDDVELQPTWHLIGDDSNKARAALQWRISLALMVPILTMIALPLSRANPRQGRFAKMMPAIILYVAYMSLLLAAQDAVGSGSLPAGIGLWPIHAVFALVGGWLLYRSSRHGGTR from the coding sequence TTGATCGTTTTTCGCTACTTGATTCGTGAAATATTGACCACCATGAGTGCCGTGACCGGTATTTTGCTGCTGGTCATCATGGGCAATCGTTTTATCCGCTACTTCAGTGACGTGGCAGAAGGTGATTTCCCTGCCAGCCTGCTGGGCAGTCTGATGCTGTTTCATCTGCCCAGCTTCCTCCAGCTGATTCTGCCGCTGGCCTTTTTTCTGGGCATCCTGCTCGCCTATGGGCAGCTCTATCTCAACAGCGAGATGACCGTGCTGGCGGCCTGTGGCGTCAGTCCGGCCCGGATTCTGGGGGCATCCTTCTGGCCGGCCCTGTTGATGGCCTGTGTGGTCGGGGCCTGCAGTCTTTGGCTGACGCCGGCCGGGCTGACCCAGAACGAAAAAACGCTGACCGAACAGCAGGAGAAGGCCGATTTCAGCGCGCTTTCGCCGGGGCGTTTTCAAAAGCTGGGGGAGCGCACCATCTATGCTGAAAGCGTCGAGCAGGGCAGCAGCCGGATGAAAAATGTCTTTATTGCCGAGCAGGCGCGTAATGAGCAGGGGCAGCGGGTCGATGTGCTGACCCGGGGCAAGGAAGGGTATCAGACCAGCGATTCTGAAAGTGACAGCCGCTTTCTGGTGCTTTCCGACGGTACCCGGGAGAGCGTCAGACCGGGGAGCCGCGTCGCCGAGCAATTGGTATTTGATACCTATGCCGCCCGGCTGGAAAACGGCACGGCCCAGATGGATGTCGACGATGTCGAGCTTCAACCCACCTGGCATCTGATCGGTGATGACAGCAACAAGGCGCGTGCCGCGCTTCAATGGCGAATCTCGCTGGCACTGATGGTGCCGATTCTGACTATGATTGCCCTGCCACTGTCGCGGGCCAATCCGCGTCAGGGACGCTTTGCCAAGATGATGCCGGCCATCATCCTGTATGTGGCCTACATGAGCCTGTTGCTGGCGGCACAGGACGCCGTGGGCAGTGGCAGCCTGCCTGCCGGTATCGGTCTGTGGCCCATTCACGCCGTTTTTGCGCTGGTCGGTGGATGGCTTTTGTATCGAAGCAGCCGCCATGGAGGGACGCGCTGA
- a CDS encoding leucyl aminopeptidase, whose amino-acid sequence MEFPVLTANPARCETDCIIVPVFKDGDLPPASERLDDASERLITQLMERGDFDPVTASTQLVPFAPGLNTARLLLVGCGETGEFNEGAFRKVLDAAFGVLLSLPVENAAIAMLDRENGPHDVVWKARMIAEAALRATYRFDRFKSKKRPPITLARLSLVVSDANEAAGAEAGARTGAGIGTGINLARELGNLPGNVCTPRYLADEAEKLGVENDLKVTIHDEKALEAMGAGAILAVGQGSTEPSRLIVMEYKGAEDPEEAPHVLVGKGITFDSGGISIKGGANMDEMKFDMGGAASVMGTMKAITALKPKINVVAIIASAENMPDASALKPGDIITTLKGLTVEVLNTDAEGRLVLCDALTYAERYQPASVVDIATLTGACIVALGHQTSALLANDDALAQQLLSAGNVAWDRAWQLPLWEDYQSQLDSEYADMANIGGRPAGTITAACFLSRFAKSYPWAHLDVAGTAWDGKKGGTGRPVGLLSEYLLSRAPR is encoded by the coding sequence ATGGAATTTCCCGTGCTCACCGCCAACCCGGCCCGCTGTGAAACCGACTGCATTATTGTGCCGGTGTTCAAGGACGGTGATTTACCCCCGGCCAGCGAGCGTCTGGATGACGCCAGCGAGCGCCTGATTACCCAGTTGATGGAACGGGGCGATTTTGATCCGGTCACCGCCAGTACCCAACTGGTACCCTTCGCGCCCGGCCTGAACACCGCCCGTCTGCTGCTGGTGGGCTGCGGGGAAACCGGTGAATTCAACGAAGGCGCCTTTCGAAAGGTACTCGATGCCGCCTTTGGGGTGCTGCTGTCCCTGCCGGTCGAAAATGCTGCCATTGCCATGCTGGATCGCGAGAACGGACCGCATGATGTGGTCTGGAAGGCACGCATGATCGCCGAGGCGGCCCTGCGCGCCACTTATCGCTTTGACCGCTTCAAATCGAAAAAGCGCCCGCCGATCACGCTGGCGCGTCTGTCGCTGGTGGTCAGCGACGCCAATGAGGCCGCTGGCGCCGAGGCGGGTGCTCGTACCGGGGCCGGCATCGGCACCGGGATCAATCTGGCCCGGGAGCTGGGTAACCTGCCGGGCAATGTCTGCACTCCGCGCTATCTGGCTGACGAAGCCGAAAAGCTGGGTGTTGAAAATGATCTCAAGGTCACCATCCACGACGAAAAGGCACTGGAAGCCATGGGTGCTGGTGCCATTCTGGCCGTGGGCCAGGGCAGCACCGAACCCTCGCGCCTGATCGTCATGGAATACAAGGGCGCTGAAGACCCCGAAGAAGCGCCCCACGTGCTGGTCGGCAAGGGCATCACCTTTGATAGTGGCGGCATCTCGATCAAGGGCGGGGCCAACATGGACGAGATGAAATTCGACATGGGCGGCGCCGCCAGCGTCATGGGCACCATGAAGGCCATCACCGCCCTGAAGCCGAAGATCAACGTGGTGGCCATTATCGCCTCTGCCGAGAACATGCCGGATGCCAGCGCCCTGAAACCCGGCGACATCATCACCACGCTCAAGGGTCTGACGGTTGAAGTCCTCAATACCGACGCCGAAGGCCGCCTGGTATTGTGCGATGCCCTGACCTATGCCGAGCGTTATCAGCCGGCCTCGGTGGTCGATATCGCCACGCTGACCGGTGCCTGTATCGTCGCGCTGGGCCATCAGACCTCGGCGCTTCTGGCCAACGATGACGCCCTGGCACAGCAGCTTCTGAGTGCAGGCAACGTCGCCTGGGACCGTGCCTGGCAGCTGCCGCTGTGGGAGGACTATCAGAGCCAGCTCGACTCCGAGTACGCCGACATGGCCAACATCGGCGGTCGACCGGCCGGCACCATCACGGCGGCCTGTTTTCTGTCACGCTTTGCCAAAAGCTACCCCTGGGCCCACCTGGATGTGGCCGGTACGGCCTGGGATGGCAAAAAGGGTGGCACCGGCCGACCGGTCGGGCTTTTGAGCGAATACCTGCTGTCCCGCGCACCTCGCTGA
- a CDS encoding branched-chain amino acid aminotransferase codes for MSSQGFELRPTTTPTDAAQRDEVLQNPGFGRYFTDHMAHVRWTHADGWNSGEVRPYGPLSLDPAASVLHYAQEIFEGVKAYRHADGSVWTFRPEKNAARFQASARRLALPELDTETFIDSLKALVAQDIDWVPTPASEAEESSLYLRPFMIASEKFLGVRPSKEVDYYVIASPAAAYFKGGVKPVSIWLSRDYNRAGPGGTGAAKCGGNYASSLVAQQEAEANGCAQVAFLDAVEHKWIEELGGMNLFFVYKDGRIVTPELGTILEGVTRDSVLQLAADAGLKPEERRISIDEWRDGVKSGEISEVFACGTAAVITPIAELVTPEERIAGGEQTEIASELRKQLLDIQYGRAEDRHGWLTRLA; via the coding sequence GTGTCTTCTCAAGGCTTTGAGCTTCGCCCCACCACCACGCCCACCGACGCTGCTCAGCGTGACGAGGTCCTCCAGAACCCGGGCTTTGGTCGCTACTTTACCGATCACATGGCGCATGTGCGCTGGACCCACGCCGACGGCTGGAACAGCGGTGAAGTGCGTCCCTACGGCCCATTGTCACTGGACCCCGCTGCCTCGGTACTGCACTACGCCCAGGAAATCTTTGAAGGGGTCAAGGCCTACCGCCACGCCGATGGTTCCGTCTGGACCTTCCGCCCCGAGAAGAACGCGGCACGCTTTCAGGCCTCGGCACGCCGCCTGGCCCTGCCCGAGCTGGACACCGAAACCTTCATTGACTCTCTGAAGGCACTGGTTGCTCAGGACATTGACTGGGTCCCCACGCCTGCCAGCGAGGCCGAAGAATCCAGCCTCTACCTGCGCCCATTCATGATTGCCAGTGAGAAGTTTCTTGGCGTACGGCCTTCAAAAGAAGTGGATTACTACGTCATCGCCTCGCCGGCAGCGGCCTATTTCAAGGGGGGCGTCAAGCCGGTCTCCATCTGGCTGTCCCGCGACTACAATCGCGCAGGCCCAGGCGGTACAGGTGCGGCCAAGTGTGGCGGCAACTATGCGTCATCTCTTGTTGCTCAACAGGAAGCCGAAGCCAATGGCTGTGCGCAGGTCGCTTTTCTTGACGCCGTAGAACACAAGTGGATCGAAGAGCTGGGCGGCATGAATCTGTTCTTTGTATACAAGGACGGCCGCATCGTTACGCCCGAACTTGGCACCATCCTTGAGGGCGTCACCCGTGACTCGGTGCTACAGCTGGCCGCCGATGCCGGTCTCAAGCCCGAAGAGCGGCGCATCAGCATCGATGAATGGCGTGACGGGGTAAAAAGCGGAGAAATCTCTGAAGTTTTTGCCTGCGGCACCGCTGCGGTCATCACGCCGATCGCTGAACTGGTCACCCCGGAAGAACGTATTGCCGGCGGTGAACAGACAGAAATCGCTTCGGAACTGCGTAAACAACTGCTGGATATCCAGTATGGTCGTGCTGAAGACCGTCATGGCTGGCTGACACGTCTGGCCTGA
- a CDS encoding glucose 1-dehydrogenase, giving the protein MSKVMIVTGGSRGIGAATARLAATRGYQVAVNYVSNREAADQVVNEITAAGGRALAVQADMAVEADIIALFETVDRELGPVDVLVNNAGIVDQVSRVDEMSFERVDRMMRVNVTGPFICAREAIKRMSTRHGGKGGAIVNISSAAAHRGGSSEYVDYAASKGAIDTFTEGLAKELAGEGIRVNAVRPGVVNTEIHASGGRPDKPEQSSKSIPMGRAGNADEIAGGILWLASSEASFTTGARLDIDGGV; this is encoded by the coding sequence ATGAGCAAAGTCATGATCGTGACCGGCGGCAGCCGCGGCATCGGCGCCGCCACCGCACGTCTGGCGGCCACGCGCGGCTATCAGGTCGCCGTCAACTATGTCAGCAATCGTGAGGCCGCCGATCAGGTCGTCAACGAGATTACCGCCGCTGGCGGCCGAGCTCTGGCGGTTCAGGCCGACATGGCCGTGGAAGCCGATATCATTGCCCTTTTCGAGACGGTAGATCGCGAACTGGGGCCGGTGGACGTGCTGGTCAACAATGCCGGCATCGTCGATCAGGTCTCACGCGTGGACGAAATGAGCTTCGAGCGCGTGGATCGCATGATGCGCGTCAACGTGACCGGTCCGTTCATCTGTGCGCGCGAAGCCATCAAGCGCATGTCGACCCGCCATGGCGGCAAGGGCGGTGCCATCGTCAATATTTCCTCGGCAGCGGCTCACCGCGGCGGCTCGAGTGAATATGTTGATTATGCCGCCTCCAAGGGCGCCATCGACACCTTTACCGAAGGCCTTGCCAAGGAGCTGGCCGGCGAAGGCATTCGCGTCAATGCCGTGCGTCCGGGCGTGGTCAACACCGAGATTCATGCCAGCGGTGGCCGACCCGACAAGCCGGAGCAGTCGAGCAAGAGCATTCCCATGGGCCGTGCCGGCAATGCCGATGAGATCGCCGGCGGTATCCTGTGGCTGGCAAGCAGCGAGGCCTCCTTTACCACCGGTGCGCGTCTGGACATCGACGGCGGCGTCTGA
- a CDS encoding DNA polymerase III subunit chi, whose amino-acid sequence MTRIDFYVLSATTLEARFDFACRLAETIYRKGYRLHVHLEDEAMAREFDDRLWTFRQDAFVPHVLMGEQSLPPAPVTLGWEAPPEPGIEALLNLNAAIPTWFSRFERVAEIINQHQEVLSAKRECWQTYKSRGYEVKAHHING is encoded by the coding sequence ATGACCCGCATCGATTTCTATGTCCTCTCGGCCACCACGCTTGAGGCACGATTCGACTTTGCCTGCCGGCTGGCCGAGACCATCTATCGCAAGGGATATCGGCTGCACGTTCATCTGGAAGATGAGGCCATGGCCCGCGAGTTTGATGATCGGCTGTGGACCTTTCGTCAGGACGCCTTTGTGCCTCACGTGCTCATGGGTGAGCAGAGCCTGCCGCCCGCCCCGGTCACACTGGGCTGGGAGGCGCCGCCGGAGCCGGGCATCGAGGCGCTTTTAAACCTGAATGCGGCCATACCGACCTGGTTTTCCCGCTTTGAGCGCGTCGCCGAGATCATCAACCAGCATCAGGAAGTACTCAGCGCCAAACGCGAGTGCTGGCAGACCTACAAAAGCCGCGGCTATGAGGTCAAGGCGCACCATATCAACGGCTGA
- a CDS encoding methyl-accepting chemotaxis protein, with the protein MTLRRQMMAGIAIMWLILVGMLMINAWQSRDVMYAEREARLTSAVNMVKSLVQSYQGRVERGELTESAARQQAFAEIRELRFDGGDNYVYVINGHLQIMAHPKRPYGQDVSGVTDPAGRLLFQNLVNEGRMHGQGFTEYRSNFARGSESQPRVKAFVSRYEPWDIYLASGVFMGDVNATVLDNLMKSGLVVLLAGALLTAMFWWGMQRVLRRLGGEPDYATEVVRQIAEGDLTVPVALRERDQDSLLANIKSMRDALAASVRVIQATSQSVDQGAGEIASGNQELSSRTEQQAAALEETSSSMEQMTASVRQSADSTDQARQLAQQARDTSREGQQAIDDAVRSMESITQGSTRIADIVSLIDSIAFQTNLLALNASVEAARAGEEGRGFAVVAGEVRQLANRSATAAHDIKTLIDISGQQVGEGAQRVQTASERMNDVDRRIQRMNDLLGEIAAGAREQSSGIEQINQAVSQMDQSTQHNAALVEQTAAAAGELEGRAQELREVTRRFRVEPQH; encoded by the coding sequence ATGACCCTGCGGCGTCAGATGATGGCAGGGATTGCCATCATGTGGCTGATTCTGGTGGGCATGCTCATGATCAATGCCTGGCAAAGTCGCGATGTCATGTATGCAGAGCGCGAGGCGCGATTGACCAGTGCCGTGAATATGGTAAAGAGCCTTGTACAGAGTTATCAGGGTCGGGTGGAACGCGGTGAGCTGACCGAAAGTGCCGCCCGCCAGCAGGCCTTTGCTGAAATTCGTGAGCTGCGCTTTGATGGGGGAGACAACTACGTCTATGTCATTAATGGTCATCTGCAGATCATGGCGCACCCCAAAAGGCCCTATGGTCAGGACGTTTCCGGGGTGACCGATCCAGCCGGACGTCTGCTGTTTCAAAATCTGGTCAACGAAGGCCGGATGCACGGTCAGGGATTTACCGAGTACCGTTCCAACTTTGCCCGAGGCTCGGAAAGTCAGCCTCGGGTCAAGGCCTTTGTCTCGCGGTATGAACCCTGGGATATCTATCTGGCCAGCGGCGTTTTCATGGGGGATGTCAATGCCACTGTGCTCGACAATCTGATGAAGTCCGGGCTGGTGGTACTGCTGGCCGGCGCCCTGTTGACCGCCATGTTCTGGTGGGGAATGCAGCGCGTGCTGCGCAGGCTTGGTGGAGAACCTGACTACGCGACAGAGGTGGTCAGACAGATTGCCGAGGGCGATCTGACGGTCCCCGTCGCGCTGCGTGAGCGGGATCAGGACAGTCTGCTGGCGAACATCAAGAGCATGCGCGATGCGCTGGCAGCATCGGTCCGGGTCATCCAGGCCACCAGCCAGTCGGTTGATCAGGGGGCCGGCGAAATCGCCTCGGGCAATCAGGAACTCTCATCCCGTACCGAGCAGCAGGCTGCGGCGCTTGAAGAGACGTCCTCCAGCATGGAGCAGATGACGGCCAGCGTGCGTCAGAGTGCCGACAGTACCGATCAGGCGCGCCAGCTGGCCCAGCAGGCGCGCGACACCTCCCGGGAAGGTCAGCAGGCCATTGATGACGCCGTCCGCTCGATGGAGTCCATTACGCAAGGGTCGACCAGAATCGCCGATATCGTGTCGCTGATCGACAGTATTGCCTTTCAGACCAATCTGCTGGCACTTAACGCTTCCGTGGAAGCTGCCCGTGCCGGAGAGGAGGGGCGGGGATTTGCCGTAGTGGCCGGTGAGGTGCGCCAGTTGGCCAATCGCTCGGCCACGGCGGCGCATGACATCAAGACGCTGATCGATATTTCCGGTCAGCAGGTGGGCGAGGGTGCCCAGCGCGTGCAGACGGCCAGTGAGCGCATGAATGACGTGGACAGGCGCATTCAGCGCATGAACGATCTGCTTGGTGAAATCGCGGCCGGTGCCCGTGAGCAGAGCAGCGGCATTGAACAGATCAACCAGGCCGTCAGCCAGATGGATCAGTCCACCCAGCACAACGCTGCTCTGGTGGAACAGACCGCCGCCGCGGCGGGTGAGCTTGAAGGCCGCGCCCAGGAGCTTCGTGAAGTGACGCGCCGTTTCAGGGTAGAGCCTCAGCACTGA
- a CDS encoding valine--tRNA ligase, which yields MEKTYQPESIERAWYQHWESRGYFAPTGEGSPYTIMIPPPNVTGSLHMGHAFQDTLMDTLIRYQRMKGHNTLWQIGTDHAGIATQMLVERKLQHETGQSRHDLGREAFIDKVWEWKNESGGHITRQLRRMGTSVDWSRERFTMDEGFSNAVREAFVRLHDEGLIYRGKRLVNWDPTLGTAISDLEVENRDQQGQFWHFRYPLADGVTTEAGLDHLVVATTRPETLLGDTCVAVNPNDERYAALIGKFIILPLVGRRIPVIADEHADMEKGSGCVKITPAHDFNDYGVGRRHDSALINVFTQQACIREAAEVFNMDGSARDDIDTTLPEAYQGLPRFEAREKIVADMDALGLLEKVETITNTLPYGDRSGDVIEPLLTDQWFVAVETLAKPAIEAVENGDIRFVPKSYENMYFSWMRDLQDWCISRQLWWGHRIPAWYDENGKFYVARSEEEAREKYALSPETILIQDNDVLDTWFSSGLWTFGTLGWPEKTPELETFHPTSTLVTGFDIIFFWVARMIMMTLKFTNQVPFKTVYVHGLVRDSQGQKMSKSKGNVLDPIDLIDGIDLDTLLEKRTGAMMQPQKAKAIAKATRSEFPDGIESNGTDALRYTFLSLASTGRDVKFDSGRLEGYRNFCNKLWNAARYVLMNTEGEDCGPDGDVTLSLADRWIVSRLQQVEAQVTKALDEYRFDHASQALYDFVWNEYCDWYLELSKPVLWDAEATLEARRGTRRTLVRVLEAILRLAHPMMPFITEEIWQKVSLLAGVDIDRQGSSIMVQSWPQADTSCIDDAAMADIEWVKAVIVAIRNIRAELNIAPGKPLEVLLTHGDVSDRQRLEDNAMFLSKLARLESMRFVTPEDVPASSVQRVGTMEVHVPMAGHIDRDAELARIDRDIDKQDKLIGGVEKKLGNESFMSKAPAAVVDKERAKLEEARANRETLLAQRRTIETL from the coding sequence ATGGAAAAAACCTATCAGCCTGAATCGATCGAACGCGCCTGGTATCAGCACTGGGAATCCAGAGGCTATTTCGCCCCCACGGGTGAGGGCTCGCCCTATACCATCATGATTCCGCCGCCCAATGTGACCGGCAGTCTGCACATGGGGCATGCCTTCCAGGACACGCTGATGGATACCCTGATTCGCTATCAGCGCATGAAGGGCCATAACACCCTGTGGCAGATCGGCACCGACCATGCCGGCATCGCAACCCAGATGCTGGTCGAGCGCAAACTGCAGCACGAGACCGGCCAGTCGCGCCATGATCTCGGCCGTGAGGCGTTCATCGACAAGGTGTGGGAGTGGAAAAACGAGTCCGGCGGCCATATCACCCGCCAGCTGCGGCGCATGGGCACCAGCGTTGACTGGAGTCGCGAACGTTTCACCATGGATGAAGGCTTTTCCAATGCCGTGCGCGAAGCTTTTGTGCGCCTGCATGACGAAGGCCTGATCTATCGTGGCAAGCGACTGGTCAACTGGGACCCGACCCTGGGCACGGCAATCTCCGATCTGGAAGTCGAAAATCGCGACCAGCAGGGCCAGTTCTGGCATTTCCGCTATCCGCTGGCCGATGGCGTCACCACCGAGGCCGGACTGGATCATCTGGTGGTCGCCACCACTCGTCCCGAGACGCTGCTGGGCGATACCTGCGTGGCGGTCAACCCAAATGATGAACGTTACGCCGCCCTGATCGGCAAGTTCATCATCCTGCCCCTGGTGGGCCGACGCATCCCGGTGATTGCCGATGAACATGCCGACATGGAAAAGGGCTCGGGCTGTGTGAAGATCACCCCGGCCCACGACTTCAATGACTACGGTGTGGGCCGGCGTCATGACAGCGCACTGATCAACGTCTTCACCCAGCAGGCCTGCATCCGGGAGGCGGCTGAAGTCTTCAACATGGACGGCAGCGCGCGTGACGATATCGACACCACCCTGCCCGAAGCCTATCAGGGGCTGCCCCGTTTTGAAGCGCGTGAAAAAATCGTGGCCGACATGGACGCGCTGGGGCTGCTGGAGAAGGTCGAGACCATCACCAACACCCTGCCCTACGGCGACCGCTCCGGCGATGTCATCGAGCCATTATTGACCGACCAGTGGTTCGTCGCGGTTGAGACGCTGGCCAAACCGGCCATCGAGGCGGTAGAAAACGGCGATATTCGCTTCGTGCCCAAAAGCTACGAGAACATGTACTTCTCGTGGATGCGTGATCTGCAGGACTGGTGTATTTCTCGCCAGCTCTGGTGGGGCCATCGCATTCCGGCCTGGTACGACGAGAACGGCAAATTCTATGTCGCCCGCAGCGAAGAAGAGGCGCGCGAGAAGTATGCGCTCTCGCCCGAGACAATCCTGATTCAGGACAATGACGTGCTGGACACCTGGTTCAGCTCCGGTCTCTGGACCTTCGGCACGCTGGGCTGGCCGGAAAAGACCCCGGAACTTGAAACCTTCCATCCGACCAGCACACTGGTCACGGGCTTTGACATCATCTTCTTCTGGGTCGCCCGGATGATCATGATGACGCTCAAGTTCACGAATCAGGTCCCGTTCAAGACGGTTTATGTCCACGGTCTGGTGCGCGACAGCCAGGGCCAGAAGATGTCCAAGTCCAAGGGCAACGTGCTCGACCCGATCGATCTGATCGACGGTATCGATCTGGACACCCTGCTGGAAAAACGCACCGGCGCCATGATGCAGCCGCAAAAGGCCAAAGCGATCGCGAAGGCCACACGCTCGGAGTTTCCGGACGGCATTGAATCCAATGGCACCGATGCCCTGCGCTATACCTTCCTGTCGCTGGCCAGCACCGGTCGCGACGTCAAGTTCGACTCCGGTCGTCTGGAAGGCTATCGCAACTTCTGCAACAAGCTCTGGAACGCCGCCCGCTACGTGCTGATGAATACCGAGGGCGAGGATTGTGGTCCCGATGGCGACGTCACGCTGTCACTGGCAGATCGCTGGATCGTCTCCCGCCTTCAGCAGGTCGAAGCCCAGGTCACGAAGGCGCTGGATGAATACCGCTTCGACCACGCCTCTCAGGCACTTTACGACTTCGTCTGGAACGAATACTGCGACTGGTATCTGGAGCTTTCCAAACCGGTACTGTGGGACGCCGAGGCCACACTTGAAGCGCGTCGCGGTACACGTCGGACGCTGGTACGCGTGCTCGAGGCCATCCTGCGACTGGCCCACCCGATGATGCCGTTTATCACCGAGGAGATCTGGCAGAAGGTATCGCTGCTTGCCGGGGTGGATATCGACCGACAGGGCAGCTCCATCATGGTTCAGTCCTGGCCGCAGGCGGACACGTCATGTATCGATGACGCCGCCATGGCCGATATCGAGTGGGTCAAGGCCGTCATCGTTGCCATCCGCAACATTCGCGCCGAGCTCAATATTGCCCCGGGCAAGCCGCTGGAAGTGCTGCTGACCCATGGCGACGTCAGTGACCGCCAGCGTCTTGAGGACAATGCGATGTTTTTGAGCAAGCTGGCGCGCCTGGAGAGCATGCGCTTTGTTACCCCGGAAGATGTGCCGGCTTCCAGCGTTCAGCGTGTCGGCACCATGGAAGTGCATGTGCCGATGGCCGGCCATATCGATCGGGATGCCGAACTGGCCCGCATCGATCGCGATATCGACAAACAGGACAAGCTCATCGGCGGCGTCGAGAAAAAGCTCGGCAATGAAAGCTTCATGAGCAAGGCACCGGCGGCCGTGGTCGACAAGGAGCGCGCCAAGCTCGAAGAGGCACGCGCCAATCGTGAAACACTACTGGCGCAGCGTCGGACCATCGAAACCCTGTAG